From Denitrovibrio acetiphilus DSM 12809, the proteins below share one genomic window:
- a CDS encoding IS256 family transposase: protein MSDEKIIHLNEGAIKGELQELVRNSVEETLNNLLEQEAQALTNAAKYERTENRNGYRSGHYERNLLTSSGDVKLKVPKLKGVTFETAIIERYRRRESSVEEALIEMYLAGVSVRRVEDITEALWGTKVSPSTISELNKKVYVHIDDWRNRRLKCSYPYVYLDGIYLKRNWGGSYENVAVLVAIAVNEEGYREVIGASEGMKEDKESWKNFLCGLKERGLKGVQLFIGDKCLGLVDAVSEVYPDAKYQRCTVHFYRNVFSVTPRTKVRAVAAMLKAIHAQESKEAALEKAQAVAQKLRDMKLKEAAKKVEDSIEETLTYMTFPYAHWLKIRTNNVIERLNREIRRRTRVVGTFPDGNSALMLVCARLRHVAGTQWGTKRYMSMKYFTEAGDIEMDSVIG from the coding sequence ATGTCCGATGAGAAGATTATACACCTGAACGAAGGTGCCATAAAGGGCGAGTTACAGGAACTTGTCCGCAACAGTGTAGAAGAAACACTTAATAACCTGCTTGAACAGGAAGCCCAGGCTTTGACAAACGCCGCTAAATATGAACGTACTGAGAACCGTAACGGTTATCGTTCAGGTCACTATGAACGGAATCTTTTGACAAGCTCAGGTGATGTTAAACTGAAAGTTCCCAAGCTTAAGGGAGTAACTTTCGAAACAGCCATTATTGAACGCTATCGCCGCCGTGAGAGCTCAGTAGAAGAAGCTCTTATAGAGATGTATCTTGCCGGCGTATCAGTTCGCCGAGTAGAAGATATAACAGAGGCGTTGTGGGGTACTAAAGTATCTCCGAGCACCATCAGTGAGCTTAACAAGAAGGTTTATGTTCACATAGATGATTGGCGCAACAGGAGACTGAAGTGCAGCTATCCCTATGTTTATCTTGATGGCATATATCTCAAGCGCAACTGGGGTGGTTCATATGAGAACGTTGCAGTGCTTGTAGCTATAGCTGTAAATGAAGAAGGCTATCGTGAAGTGATCGGCGCATCAGAGGGCATGAAAGAGGATAAAGAGAGCTGGAAGAACTTTCTCTGTGGTCTTAAAGAACGAGGTTTGAAGGGTGTTCAGCTTTTTATAGGCGATAAGTGTTTGGGGCTTGTTGATGCTGTCAGCGAAGTCTATCCGGATGCCAAGTATCAGCGCTGTACTGTTCACTTTTACAGAAATGTATTTTCTGTAACACCGAGAACCAAAGTGAGAGCTGTGGCAGCTATGCTTAAAGCAATACACGCCCAGGAGAGCAAGGAAGCTGCCCTTGAGAAGGCGCAGGCTGTAGCTCAGAAGCTTCGTGATATGAAGCTTAAGGAAGCCGCTAAGAAGGTTGAAGACAGCATAGAGGAGACTCTGACTTACATGACTTTCCCTTATGCTCACTGGCTTAAGATCCGTACCAACAATGTCATTGAACGGCTGAATAGAGAAATACGACGTCGAACACGTGTGGTCGGTACTTTTCCTGACGGCAATTCAGCCCTGATGCTTGTTTGTGCCAGACTGCGCCATGTAGCTGGAACCCAGTGGGGCACAAAACGTTATATGAGTATGAAATATTTTACTGAAGCCGGAGATATAGAGATGGATTCAGTGATTGGATAG
- a CDS encoding Hsp20/alpha crystallin family protein encodes MIRSRFTDPAFSSFWPNFFFDPEKAFRLMRTADTSHKVFPSVNITEDNDNYFVRAELPGMVSEDLEIEFSGKKLIISGERKIASEGTNVKYHRREREAGKFSRAIMLPMEADGDKAAASMKNGILTIKLPKREEVKPRKIAISAQN; translated from the coding sequence ATGATCAGATCAAGATTTACAGACCCAGCATTCAGCTCATTTTGGCCTAACTTTTTCTTCGATCCTGAAAAAGCTTTTAGGCTGATGAGAACTGCTGATACTTCTCACAAGGTGTTCCCTTCAGTAAATATTACTGAAGACAATGACAATTATTTTGTAAGGGCGGAACTCCCAGGGATGGTAAGTGAAGATTTGGAGATTGAGTTTTCAGGCAAGAAACTCATTATCTCGGGAGAACGTAAGATCGCTTCAGAAGGTACAAATGTTAAGTATCACCGCAGAGAAAGGGAAGCAGGAAAGTTTTCCCGTGCTATCATGCTACCTATGGAGGCCGATGGCGACAAAGCTGCGGCATCTATGAAGAACGGCATTTTAACCATCAAGCTCCCAAAGAGAGAAGAAGTAAAACCAAGAAAAATAGCGATATCTGCTCAGAATTAA
- a CDS encoding Hsp20/alpha crystallin family protein, with protein MSIKKLVPWNWFKNEEENDNTVSIRRSEQGSKQQIAVSDPFAVIQKEINNIFNSFGSNIFSRENIFSSPERLLKPNLDISESKKDYSISIEVPGVDEKDISIELSGDSLIISGEKKQETETKENNYHRVERSYGSFRRILSLPQDADPENIKATFKNGILNIKIDRKSLPSSNVKKISIN; from the coding sequence ATGAGCATTAAAAAGTTAGTCCCTTGGAATTGGTTTAAAAATGAAGAAGAAAACGATAACACTGTGAGTATACGCAGATCAGAGCAAGGCAGTAAGCAGCAAATCGCTGTATCTGATCCGTTTGCTGTGATACAAAAAGAGATAAACAATATCTTCAACTCTTTCGGCAGCAACATCTTCAGCAGAGAAAATATTTTCAGTAGCCCTGAAAGACTTCTTAAGCCGAACTTGGATATCTCAGAATCAAAGAAAGACTATTCGATAAGTATTGAGGTCCCAGGTGTTGATGAGAAAGATATCTCTATTGAGCTGTCTGGTGACTCTCTGATTATCTCTGGTGAGAAAAAACAAGAGACAGAGACAAAAGAAAACAACTATCACCGTGTAGAACGTTCTTACGGATCTTTCAGAAGGATACTCTCTCTTCCACAGGATGCAGATCCTGAAAATATCAAAGCTACATTTAAAAACGGCATCCTGAATATTAAAATTGATAGAAAATCACTTCCTAGCAGTAATGTTAAGAAGATAAGTATTAACTAA
- a CDS encoding methyl-accepting chemotaxis protein, with protein MSLSINKKVSLFNLILGILFVAIAIIALQLVKKSKTEEAFLKESGKMAQQISELLDKKFDIGLTNAVGFSSRPDVINALSNNDREGAIQALERVSAEYTKQTNYKGIKIHLHDRYGKSFIKNWDTGSFGEDLISSRESVNNVIKDKKATVQFEIGSVGLMIRAISPVFDNELYVGSVEFLQGVGSVSRDLAKKDLIYALVIPNQVAEKYSKLAKNKQVGSFVLANNKWFSDEVVSALGDADMLNLTTNSKFLGKMYYFISIPVKTDSGALIGYHISGIPSQKIYNAIQSQLRLPYMLLGLLIVTIIVPMLFSYSFTKSVIINRIKNVQDKLEIMSKGDFTVKLKPKYNDEIGELAYSVGAMAKDVSSSLYVINEKLSRLSNVSNELTGLSERVSAGVAQQSAAASSSASAIEELNVTVQEVANNASIVADAANRADKLVVDGHTMSVNSMKLMETIAQNVQQNSLIVNNLGQLSQEIGQIIQVINDIADQTNLLALNAAIEAARAGDHGRGFAVVADEVRKLAEKTTEATKDIVNMISTIQNETQTAVVNMTANAEKANEGMTMAEHTKQALEEILESVKAVTVEVNKIAIATEEEATAMDLLNQSVVEIDSIAKENESIANETIKSISELNDSNSEINKAVSQFKYNK; from the coding sequence ATGAGCCTTTCTATCAACAAAAAAGTATCACTATTCAATTTAATACTTGGAATTCTGTTTGTAGCTATAGCTATTATAGCCCTTCAACTCGTCAAGAAATCAAAAACAGAAGAAGCCTTTTTAAAAGAATCAGGAAAAATGGCTCAACAAATATCAGAACTTTTAGATAAAAAATTTGATATAGGTCTTACTAATGCAGTAGGTTTTAGCTCAAGGCCAGATGTCATAAATGCACTGAGTAACAACGATAGAGAAGGTGCTATTCAAGCACTTGAAAGAGTTAGTGCAGAATATACAAAGCAAACGAACTACAAAGGCATCAAAATACACCTGCATGACAGATATGGCAAATCATTTATAAAGAACTGGGATACCGGCAGTTTTGGTGAAGACTTGATTAGCTCAAGAGAGTCTGTAAATAACGTTATTAAAGATAAAAAGGCCACAGTTCAATTTGAGATTGGAAGTGTTGGCCTTATGATTAGAGCAATCTCTCCAGTTTTTGACAATGAACTATATGTTGGCTCAGTCGAGTTCTTGCAAGGTGTCGGCTCTGTGAGTAGGGATTTAGCAAAGAAAGATTTGATATATGCACTGGTGATCCCTAATCAAGTTGCAGAGAAGTATTCAAAGCTAGCTAAGAATAAACAGGTTGGGTCATTTGTACTTGCGAATAACAAATGGTTTAGTGATGAGGTCGTTAGTGCTCTAGGTGATGCAGATATGTTAAATTTGACCACTAACAGCAAGTTTCTGGGTAAAATGTATTACTTTATCAGCATACCTGTCAAGACAGACTCAGGGGCACTTATTGGTTATCACATATCAGGTATCCCTAGTCAAAAAATTTATAATGCAATACAGAGTCAATTAAGACTTCCATATATGCTTTTAGGATTACTGATTGTTACTATAATAGTACCTATGCTATTTTCTTATTCTTTTACTAAATCAGTTATTATCAATAGAATCAAAAATGTTCAGGATAAGTTGGAAATAATGAGTAAGGGCGACTTTACTGTTAAACTCAAACCAAAATATAATGATGAAATAGGAGAGCTTGCATACTCGGTAGGTGCTATGGCTAAAGATGTCAGTTCCTCTTTATATGTTATAAACGAAAAGCTCAGCCGTTTATCGAATGTATCAAATGAGCTTACCGGACTTTCTGAAAGGGTTAGTGCTGGCGTAGCACAACAATCCGCCGCAGCCTCATCATCAGCAAGTGCTATTGAAGAGCTAAATGTAACTGTCCAGGAAGTGGCAAACAATGCTTCCATAGTTGCAGACGCAGCAAATAGAGCTGATAAGCTGGTTGTAGATGGTCATACTATGTCAGTTAATTCTATGAAATTAATGGAAACAATAGCTCAGAATGTTCAGCAAAACAGTTTAATTGTTAACAACCTAGGGCAGTTAAGCCAAGAAATTGGACAGATAATACAAGTAATCAATGATATTGCAGACCAAACGAACCTTCTTGCTCTTAATGCTGCTATTGAAGCTGCAAGGGCTGGTGACCATGGTAGAGGTTTTGCCGTTGTTGCAGATGAAGTCAGAAAACTTGCTGAGAAGACCACCGAAGCGACTAAAGATATCGTTAATATGATTAGTACAATACAAAATGAAACTCAGACAGCCGTTGTTAACATGACTGCTAATGCTGAAAAAGCTAACGAAGGAATGACAATGGCTGAGCATACAAAACAAGCACTTGAAGAGATTTTAGAAAGTGTGAAAGCTGTCACTGTTGAAGTGAATAAAATTGCTATTGCAACAGAAGAGGAAGCGACAGCTATGGACTTACTTAACCAAAGTGTTGTAGAGATTGACTCCATCGCCAAAGAAAATGAGTCTATAGCAAATGAGACTATCAAAAGTATCTCTGAACTCAATGACTCCAACAGTGAAATAAACAAGGCTGTTTCTCAATTTAAATATAACAAATAA
- a CDS encoding IS4 family transposase, producing the protein MLENKSWQSEIQAALWKEFEILRVMKALQLRTIAYRCGISKNQGVEPFSILVALVFLTFLGKSVHHFVSHCRNSLFDLGGKDVFYRLSTRTSINWRRFMMDISLNVIRYFKSFSSWQQRVLVIDDTVIQKAGKKIEEVSWVFDHSKGKSVKGFSAVVLGWSDRASFVPVDFALQRSSRKVFKQSTEIEMDKRMLAWHRRQEAVKDKPTLVKEMLKRAKQKGLDAGAVLFDSWYCMPRLVSSIYNEIGYDVIAMLKTTPTLTVAVNGKVYSTKRLWECVVPDLIKATVTIGKDRVSVSSINAFFGSTLVKLVFCQPSEKSKSKKPIILLSTDTSLTSAKIIETYGQRWAVEVLFKDAKSKLFFGKNQSRTFEATICFLTLSLVRFIILSYMERINGDFRHKGSLYEGLRYEVEELNILAFMEKFINRLLSIIDGAKETFTVFMNKLAGIQEMVRLSIQNLMFQRCET; encoded by the coding sequence ATGCTTGAGAATAAATCATGGCAGTCTGAAATACAAGCGGCATTATGGAAAGAATTTGAGATACTCCGAGTGATGAAGGCTTTGCAGCTTCGTACAATTGCCTATAGGTGCGGTATTTCAAAGAATCAGGGCGTTGAGCCATTTTCGATTCTTGTGGCTTTAGTTTTTCTGACTTTTCTCGGCAAAAGCGTTCATCATTTTGTTTCCCATTGCCGGAACAGTCTATTTGATTTAGGCGGTAAAGATGTTTTTTATCGTTTAAGTACACGTACAAGTATCAATTGGCGGCGTTTTATGATGGATATATCGCTTAATGTGATCAGATATTTCAAATCATTCAGCAGCTGGCAGCAGCGTGTTCTTGTAATTGATGACACAGTAATTCAGAAAGCCGGCAAAAAGATAGAAGAAGTATCATGGGTGTTTGACCATAGCAAAGGTAAAAGCGTGAAAGGCTTCAGTGCTGTTGTGCTTGGCTGGAGTGATCGTGCGTCATTTGTCCCTGTAGATTTTGCTTTGCAGCGAAGCAGCAGAAAAGTATTCAAACAATCGACAGAAATTGAAATGGATAAGCGGATGCTGGCGTGGCATCGTCGACAGGAAGCAGTAAAAGACAAACCAACACTGGTAAAGGAAATGCTTAAACGGGCGAAACAGAAGGGTCTGGATGCTGGGGCTGTTCTGTTTGACAGCTGGTACTGTATGCCGAGGCTGGTGTCGTCAATTTATAATGAGATAGGCTATGACGTGATTGCCATGCTTAAAACTACACCGACATTGACTGTTGCTGTAAATGGCAAGGTATACTCAACCAAACGCTTATGGGAATGTGTTGTTCCAGATTTGATTAAGGCAACAGTAACAATTGGCAAAGATCGGGTGTCTGTATCTTCCATCAATGCTTTTTTCGGTTCAACTCTGGTTAAGCTGGTCTTCTGTCAGCCATCTGAGAAAAGTAAATCAAAGAAGCCTATTATTCTACTGTCTACGGATACATCTTTGACATCGGCAAAAATAATTGAAACCTATGGTCAGCGTTGGGCAGTAGAAGTGTTGTTTAAAGATGCCAAGAGCAAGCTTTTCTTTGGGAAAAATCAATCCAGAACCTTTGAGGCTACTATTTGCTTCCTAACACTATCGCTCGTTAGGTTTATCATCCTGAGCTATATGGAACGGATAAATGGTGATTTCCGTCACAAAGGCAGTCTGTATGAGGGTCTGCGTTATGAGGTCGAAGAACTGAATATTCTGGCGTTTATGGAAAAATTCATAAACCGATTATTATCAATAATTGATGGAGCAAAGGAAACATTTACAGTTTTTATGAATAAATTGGCTGGAATACAGGAAATGGTAAGGCTTTCAATACAGAATCTGATGTTTCAAAGGTGCGAAACTTGA
- a CDS encoding methyl-accepting chemotaxis protein has product MKNLSIRFQLFGSLVFPVIALLVFSVSLLVIKMNVNNEMKKYSKATELAVKISNLVHETQKERGASAGFIGSRGAEFGDILQKQRKLTDERLNIIKHFIQDFNFKEYDIRFQKNFDEGMNRLQNLEKIRSDIDNFKISVQDEVAYYTEINSFFLNSVGEIGFMVTDPVIAKELSAYANFLLSKERAGLERAVLANTFAADKFDDGMYEKLIVLITEQSSFLESFQLTAEAGFIEYYKKTVSGDDVNKVEVMRKAAFDKHLSGGFGIDANEWFKTITNKINLLKKTEDYFADEILSSMELRKNAAWKAKTVYMVLFILSIVSLGALIFVIVRVVLRNINNLSLSVLDLTKGNGDLTKRLYMKDNNEVRALYDNINEFVENIDHNLSNTLTHVSKAGDSVVPLISIVSDTNLSAQNSYEMSGQVSTASQQMSETIHDIATNISEATEKMNEAVALASRGQTLIDGVNNSSDEVSLVMEGLKIQINNLQQEAEKIGDVISVINDIADQTNLLALNAAIEAARAGEAGRGFAVVADEVRKLAEKTQFSTSEIAGVINNVRSDVLDTVKNADKASEAIAGQSEHISDVSRNFQDIMEAVENVNGHMVSVSAAMEQQTVTTSEIVVSIESVERDASLMLDKSKDLAESTTGIVKALNDMDDEFAKFKLSNKGIPLIRTKIGYAVYLSNIQKTVQDPEHSFDLGDYDSCNFDEIYGADGRKFYGSYHEYNEMVLLHSKVEEFGKEIVQAAKTRSISTCQDSYEGFRHAVNELIRNLNTLIDKIR; this is encoded by the coding sequence ATGAAAAATCTTTCTATAAGGTTTCAGCTATTCGGTTCATTGGTTTTCCCTGTTATAGCTTTGCTTGTTTTTTCTGTCAGTTTGCTTGTTATTAAAATGAATGTTAACAATGAAATGAAGAAATACTCAAAGGCAACAGAATTAGCAGTGAAAATCAGCAATCTCGTTCATGAAACGCAAAAAGAGCGGGGGGCTTCAGCCGGTTTTATCGGCAGCAGAGGGGCTGAGTTTGGGGATATACTACAGAAACAGCGTAAACTTACAGATGAACGGCTGAATATTATTAAACACTTTATTCAGGATTTTAACTTTAAAGAGTATGATATACGTTTTCAAAAAAACTTTGATGAAGGGATGAACAGATTACAGAATCTTGAAAAAATAAGATCTGATATTGATAACTTCAAAATAAGCGTGCAGGACGAAGTAGCCTATTATACCGAAATAAACTCTTTCTTCCTTAACTCTGTTGGTGAGATAGGGTTTATGGTAACTGATCCGGTCATAGCTAAAGAGCTTTCTGCATATGCGAATTTTCTTTTGTCTAAAGAACGGGCGGGGCTTGAGAGAGCTGTCCTAGCAAATACTTTTGCAGCGGATAAATTCGACGACGGCATGTATGAAAAACTTATTGTGCTTATAACAGAGCAGAGCAGCTTTCTGGAATCTTTTCAGCTTACTGCCGAGGCGGGCTTTATCGAATATTACAAAAAAACAGTATCTGGTGATGACGTTAACAAAGTGGAGGTGATGCGAAAAGCCGCATTTGATAAGCACTTGTCAGGAGGGTTCGGCATTGACGCAAATGAATGGTTTAAGACTATAACAAACAAGATAAATCTGCTTAAAAAGACTGAAGATTATTTTGCTGATGAAATATTAAGCAGTATGGAGCTTAGGAAGAATGCGGCATGGAAGGCCAAAACAGTTTATATGGTGCTTTTCATTCTCAGTATTGTTTCACTCGGTGCACTGATTTTTGTCATTGTCCGTGTGGTCTTACGAAACATCAATAATCTGTCTTTGAGCGTGCTTGACCTTACGAAAGGCAACGGTGACCTTACAAAGCGTCTTTACATGAAAGACAATAATGAGGTGCGGGCTCTTTATGACAATATTAATGAGTTTGTTGAGAATATAGATCATAATCTTTCTAACACGCTGACCCATGTGTCAAAAGCAGGAGATTCCGTCGTGCCTCTTATAAGTATTGTTTCAGATACTAATCTTTCTGCACAAAATAGTTATGAAATGTCCGGTCAGGTTTCCACAGCGAGCCAGCAGATGAGCGAGACCATACATGACATTGCAACAAATATTAGTGAAGCAACAGAGAAAATGAACGAAGCTGTTGCACTTGCTTCCAGAGGGCAGACGCTAATTGACGGAGTTAATAACTCTTCTGATGAAGTGAGCCTTGTTATGGAAGGTCTGAAGATACAGATAAACAATCTGCAGCAGGAAGCTGAGAAGATAGGTGACGTTATCTCTGTTATTAATGACATTGCCGATCAGACGAACCTGCTTGCCCTTAATGCAGCTATAGAGGCAGCAAGAGCCGGGGAAGCGGGACGAGGATTTGCTGTTGTTGCTGATGAGGTGAGGAAGCTTGCAGAAAAGACGCAGTTCTCAACCTCTGAGATTGCAGGTGTCATTAACAATGTTCGCAGCGACGTTTTGGATACAGTTAAAAATGCAGATAAAGCATCGGAAGCGATAGCAGGGCAGAGTGAGCATATTTCTGATGTCAGCAGAAATTTTCAAGATATTATGGAGGCAGTGGAGAATGTGAACGGTCACATGGTGAGTGTTTCAGCGGCAATGGAACAGCAAACCGTGACAACCAGTGAAATAGTCGTGAGTATAGAAAGTGTAGAAAGAGATGCTTCGTTAATGCTTGACAAATCAAAAGATTTGGCTGAATCTACGACAGGCATAGTAAAAGCACTCAACGATATGGATGATGAGTTTGCGAAATTCAAACTCTCTAACAAAGGGATACCTCTGATTCGTACAAAAATCGGCTATGCTGTTTATCTGAGCAACATTCAGAAGACAGTTCAGGATCCGGAACACTCGTTTGACTTAGGGGATTATGACTCATGTAACTTTGATGAAATCTATGGAGCAGACGGACGAAAATTTTATGGTTCGTACCATGAATATAATGAGATGGTTTTACTGCATTCCAAAGTAGAAGAGTTTGGCAAAGAGATTGTACAGGCAGCCAAAACCCGCAGTATATCTACCTGTCAGGATAGTTACGAAGGTTTCAGACATGCTGTCAATGAGCTTATACGCAATTTGAATACACTGATAGATAAGATAAGATGA
- a CDS encoding phage holin family protein: MQPVHYIFYRACVNLIGIGIASLIISGISVSSFIPLFIAGIVLTLFQTFLRPILFFLTLPFQILSMGIGYIIINSFLLKLTADFLSGIDVSGFWAAFFGALIISFINMLFDLFSSRSKVQVYYHKGGDDD; the protein is encoded by the coding sequence ATGCAGCCAGTACATTACATTTTTTACAGAGCATGTGTTAACCTGATAGGAATAGGTATAGCCTCACTGATAATATCCGGAATTTCGGTGAGCAGCTTTATCCCTCTATTCATAGCAGGCATTGTACTCACCCTATTTCAGACATTTCTCAGACCGATACTGTTTTTTCTGACACTTCCGTTTCAGATACTCAGTATGGGTATCGGTTACATTATCATAAACTCATTTCTGTTGAAGTTGACAGCCGATTTTCTTTCAGGGATAGACGTTTCAGGTTTCTGGGCAGCATTCTTCGGAGCATTAATTATCAGTTTCATAAATATGCTTTTTGATCTATTCTCATCCAGAAGCAAAGTACAGGTCTATTATCACAAAGGCGGAGACGACGATTAA
- a CDS encoding DUF1820 family protein — MSKKLFKVIFIDEDKKIQTIHSSKLNPSSFLGLVEISDIVFLDQSELIIAPDDGNLKSKFKNVERSYIPLNSIIRIDEVAIEKETPVIRLYSDDIDETSS, encoded by the coding sequence ATGAGCAAAAAGCTTTTCAAAGTAATCTTCATAGATGAAGATAAGAAAATTCAAACCATACACTCATCAAAACTTAACCCTTCTTCATTTCTGGGACTGGTTGAGATATCCGATATCGTCTTTCTGGATCAGTCAGAGCTTATCATCGCACCTGACGACGGGAACCTGAAAAGTAAGTTCAAAAACGTCGAAAGGTCATACATCCCGCTAAACTCCATTATCAGGATAGATGAGGTTGCAATTGAAAAAGAAACGCCGGTCATAAGACTTTATAGCGATGATATTGATGAAACTTCTTCATAA
- a CDS encoding LptF/LptG family permease: MKLLHKYILKEIYPIFFLGNVFFVLLLLLDKLIDLADLFFTKNVPAFLIIQTIVYYLPSFLVITIPTSAMLAVMIGFGRLSSDSEVTAMRAAGAGKKFFTTPTIIFGLTAFLLGIMMSLWLMPAGSRNAIGNLSKIAKLVSINDMKEKELYDELPGIVFYAVKKDSNAKYRKMVIIDKAQHSVITANEAEILPSGNAGLLMNLKNGRIVTLNEDGKHSKINFDTFTLNSPLIDAKDISVNSERIMQTKDLIENFQEAPLYKFEFSKRISMPFAAIIMSIFGMSLGIFFHRSGRSLAIPITIAVVAVYNILFFAAENFAESGRIEPFLAAWLPNILFALIAVFFYRRAMK, from the coding sequence ATGAAACTTCTTCATAAGTATATACTAAAAGAGATATATCCCATTTTCTTCCTCGGAAACGTTTTTTTCGTTCTCCTTCTCTTACTGGATAAGCTCATCGACCTTGCCGACCTGTTTTTTACTAAAAATGTGCCCGCTTTTCTTATAATACAGACTATAGTTTATTATCTGCCGTCGTTCCTTGTAATAACAATCCCAACATCCGCAATGCTTGCGGTTATGATCGGCTTTGGACGGCTCTCCTCTGACAGCGAGGTAACAGCCATGCGTGCAGCCGGCGCAGGGAAGAAGTTTTTCACAACCCCAACTATCATATTCGGACTTACAGCTTTTTTATTAGGTATAATGATGAGCTTGTGGCTTATGCCGGCAGGCAGCAGAAACGCCATAGGCAACCTTTCTAAAATTGCAAAGCTTGTATCTATAAATGATATGAAGGAGAAAGAACTTTATGATGAACTCCCTGGTATCGTTTTCTACGCTGTAAAGAAGGACAGTAACGCCAAATACAGAAAAATGGTCATAATTGATAAAGCCCAACATTCCGTAATAACAGCTAACGAGGCTGAAATACTCCCTTCCGGTAATGCCGGTCTTCTAATGAACCTTAAAAACGGAAGGATAGTAACTCTGAACGAAGATGGTAAGCACTCAAAGATAAATTTTGACACATTTACCCTCAACTCCCCCCTCATCGACGCGAAAGATATTTCAGTAAACTCTGAACGTATAATGCAGACCAAAGACCTAATTGAAAATTTCCAAGAAGCACCTCTGTATAAATTTGAGTTTTCAAAGAGGATTTCAATGCCCTTTGCAGCTATCATAATGAGTATATTTGGTATGAGTCTGGGAATTTTCTTTCACAGAAGCGGACGCTCACTGGCTATACCCATTACTATTGCTGTTGTGGCGGTGTATAATATCCTGTTTTTCGCAGCAGAAAACTTTGCGGAATCAGGGCGTATTGAGCCATTCCTTGCTGCATGGCTTCCGAACATATTGTTTGCACTGATTGCTGTATTCTTCTATCGAAGGGCTATGAAATGA
- a CDS encoding LptF/LptG family permease — MTKFNKYIIKLFVQYTVIVQVFVAIITLIANTFQHTKMLSEYNISFMTLIVYDLMKTPYLLYTTMPMTIVISTMLVMVTLLKNNELIAYVSLGGKIRNLAYPFIVSGIFLSVLLYFSADVINPKIMLERERFAYENIKNRTFNVSGKLTDMWLKESDSSFININLMDPTEKKIIGITEYHLNNNFQVDYIVTYDSAEYYEGKWIEKNKKVFAMDPVPVMTDSAEEVIQERELFDELTSLPVLSPKFLSLKEVRRTAEIMKKQDINTAKYYLQLYKSYAHALSVIVIILVIFPLCIGFNRNHSYIAVASKSLFTGFAYWMLMASFQSLGKTGLFSPLAANFIPIGAFFILALALIYRRERAL; from the coding sequence ATGACAAAATTCAACAAATATATAATAAAGCTATTTGTGCAGTATACCGTCATTGTACAAGTGTTTGTGGCCATCATAACGCTCATCGCCAACACGTTCCAGCATACTAAGATGCTTAGCGAATACAATATTTCATTTATGACATTAATAGTATACGACTTAATGAAAACCCCATATCTACTATATACCACCATGCCTATGACAATAGTTATTTCGACCATGCTGGTAATGGTCACCCTCTTAAAAAACAACGAGCTGATAGCCTATGTCTCATTGGGTGGAAAGATACGAAATCTTGCCTATCCATTTATCGTAAGTGGTATTTTCTTATCAGTTTTACTATATTTCTCAGCAGATGTTATAAACCCTAAAATTATGCTGGAGAGAGAAAGGTTCGCATATGAGAATATTAAGAACCGAACTTTTAACGTTTCCGGCAAACTCACGGACATGTGGCTGAAAGAATCCGACAGCTCATTCATTAATATTAACCTTATGGATCCTACTGAAAAGAAGATCATAGGCATAACAGAATACCATCTGAATAACAATTTTCAGGTTGACTATATCGTGACATATGATTCAGCAGAATATTATGAGGGGAAGTGGATAGAGAAAAATAAAAAAGTTTTCGCTATGGATCCCGTACCGGTAATGACTGACAGTGCGGAAGAAGTAATACAGGAACGGGAACTCTTTGACGAGCTCACCAGTCTCCCTGTCCTGAGTCCTAAGTTTCTGTCATTAAAAGAAGTACGCCGCACAGCAGAGATAATGAAGAAACAGGACATCAATACGGCTAAATACTATCTTCAGCTTTATAAATCCTATGCTCACGCCCTGAGTGTTATCGTCATAATCCTCGTGATATTCCCTCTCTGTATCGGCTTTAACAGAAATCACTCATACATAGCAGTTGCGTCAAAATCCTTATTCACAGGATTTGCCTACTGGATGCTAATGGCATCCTTTCAATCTCTGGGTAAAACCGGACTGTTTTCACCCCTTGCGGCAAACTTTATCCCTATAGGAGCCTTCTTTATTTTAGCACTTGCTCTCATCTACAGACGAGAAAGAGCACTCTGA